In one Sphingomonas sanguinis genomic region, the following are encoded:
- a CDS encoding GNAT family N-acetyltransferase, whose translation MTALVPLDAVAPDAVEALLDRAFPPGRQARTAYKVRGSVRPIASLCFAAVEEERLIGSIQCWPVALTDDDGQAHPMVMVGPVAVEPEHQQGGIGRELLRHMLDAAAALGLDRAMMLIGDPEYYGRFFAFSAERTGEWRLPGPVERRRLLARGPDVPALAGMLGPDTGRG comes from the coding sequence ATGACCGCTCTTGTCCCGCTCGACGCGGTCGCACCCGATGCGGTCGAGGCGCTGCTGGACCGCGCCTTTCCGCCCGGACGCCAGGCGCGCACCGCCTATAAGGTGCGCGGCAGCGTACGGCCGATCGCGTCGCTGTGCTTTGCGGCGGTCGAGGAGGAGCGGCTGATCGGGTCGATCCAGTGCTGGCCCGTCGCGCTGACCGACGATGACGGCCAGGCGCATCCGATGGTCATGGTCGGCCCGGTCGCGGTCGAGCCGGAGCATCAGCAGGGCGGCATCGGGCGCGAACTGCTCCGCCACATGCTGGACGCCGCCGCCGCGTTAGGACTGGACCGGGCGATGATGCTGATCGGCGACCCGGAATATTATGGCCGCTTCTTCGCTTTCTCCGCCGAGCGGACCGGCGAGTGGCGATTGCCCGGCCCGGTCGAGCGGCGCCGACTGCTCGCGCGCGGACCGGACGTGCCCGCGCTCGCCGGGATGCTCGGCCCCGATACGGGCCGGGGCTGA
- a CDS encoding dihydroneopterin aldolase, with the protein MEDRLQLEVHDLEVQVLTGIYSEETHLPQPLRISLTVDLDCPARYTPDSPLTESKNYLDLKHAATQLPEGVHFTLIEGVADHICDTLFLQDARVRRVQVKIVKLAIAEEGEAIGITLVRHRR; encoded by the coding sequence ATGGAAGACCGTCTCCAGCTCGAAGTCCACGACCTCGAAGTCCAGGTGCTGACCGGCATCTATTCCGAGGAAACGCACCTGCCGCAGCCGCTGCGCATCTCGCTGACCGTCGATCTCGACTGTCCGGCGCGCTATACGCCCGACAGCCCGCTGACCGAGTCCAAAAATTATCTCGACCTGAAACATGCCGCGACCCAGCTGCCCGAAGGCGTGCATTTCACGCTGATCGAGGGGGTTGCCGACCATATCTGCGACACGCTGTTCCTTCAGGATGCGCGCGTGCGACGGGTGCAGGTGAAGATCGTGAAGCTGGCCATCGCCGAAGAGGGCGAGGCGATCGGCATCACGCTGGTCCGCCATCGGCGCTGA
- a CDS encoding Rossmann fold domain-containing protein, with the protein MTARRVDLAPDADIAAVVAGYPDEDLVLVIRPGRDAVAQAMVEAAIAPLAIAAAPGARINAVIPAEGAMEEAVAAAVAYLAAAHAVTGQSLAVGI; encoded by the coding sequence ATGACGGCGCGGCGAGTCGATCTGGCCCCCGACGCCGATATCGCGGCCGTGGTGGCGGGGTATCCGGACGAGGATCTGGTGCTCGTGATCCGGCCCGGCCGCGATGCCGTGGCGCAGGCGATGGTCGAGGCGGCGATCGCTCCGCTCGCCATTGCGGCGGCTCCGGGCGCGCGGATCAATGCGGTGATCCCGGCCGAGGGCGCGATGGAAGAAGCGGTCGCGGCGGCGGTCGCCTATCTCGCCGCCGCGCACGCCGTCACGGGTCAGTCGTTGGCCGTCGGCATCTGA
- a CDS encoding energy transducer TonB, protein MAYTDQKMSGGKVVAIVIVVLIHAALGYAFVTGLAYQYVKKATEKLNTFDVQEPPPPPPPEEPPPPPPPEQPNVPPPPTTVVTPPPIVNVPTQAPTISTTSVIPLSQPTAPPAPPAPPSPPAPPAPPAVSKAAGLKGNPGQFFGPDAYPPSAQREGAEGRVVAKLTVGTDGRVTDCVVTTSSNNRALDDTTCRIAKARVRFSPALDQGGNPIVSSYTLPVRWQLPQE, encoded by the coding sequence ATGGCCTATACTGACCAGAAGATGTCCGGGGGCAAGGTGGTCGCGATCGTTATCGTCGTGCTCATCCATGCTGCCCTGGGCTATGCCTTCGTCACGGGGCTGGCTTACCAGTACGTGAAGAAGGCGACCGAGAAGCTCAACACGTTCGACGTGCAAGAGCCGCCGCCCCCACCCCCGCCGGAAGAACCGCCGCCCCCGCCGCCGCCGGAACAGCCCAATGTTCCGCCGCCGCCGACGACGGTCGTGACGCCGCCGCCGATCGTCAACGTGCCGACCCAGGCGCCGACGATCTCGACGACGAGCGTCATTCCGCTTAGCCAGCCGACCGCACCGCCGGCCCCGCCTGCGCCGCCGTCGCCACCTGCCCCGCCGGCTCCGCCTGCGGTCTCGAAGGCGGCCGGCCTGAAGGGCAATCCGGGCCAGTTCTTCGGTCCGGACGCTTATCCGCCCTCGGCCCAGCGCGAAGGCGCGGAAGGTCGCGTGGTTGCCAAGCTGACGGTCGGTACCGACGGACGCGTGACCGATTGCGTCGTCACGACGAGCAGCAACAATCGTGCGCTCGACGATACGACGTGCCGGATCGCGAAGGCGCGCGTGCGCTTCTCGCCCGCGCTTGACCAGGGCGGGAACCCGATCGTGTCGTCCTACACGCTCCCGGTACGCTGGCAGCTGCCGCAGGAATAA
- a CDS encoding MotA/TolQ/ExbB proton channel family protein, whose translation MLTTILAAGGAAAGAENPYGLGQALKEGGLISQSVFTILCLMSIVSFYILFSKLFEQQKIINQSKRVRQGFWSSNSLREGSAKLEKNSAYKQIVDDGLAAQDQHSKLTDPVEAHDWLHGSLARSEAAINSKLGGGLAFLATVGATAPFIGLFGTVIGIYRALIKIGSSGQASIDAVAGPVGEALIMTALGLVVAVPAVLAFNWLQRRNKGIAEDLSSFSNDVLGFLASNGAVRPAVAGAAKPAAVKAPAGTTTAGQAGGVQTRA comes from the coding sequence ATGCTCACCACCATCCTCGCCGCGGGCGGCGCCGCGGCCGGTGCCGAAAACCCCTACGGTCTCGGCCAGGCTCTCAAGGAAGGCGGCCTCATCTCGCAGTCGGTGTTCACCATCCTCTGCTTGATGTCGATCGTGTCGTTCTACATCCTGTTCTCGAAGCTGTTCGAGCAGCAGAAGATCATCAACCAGTCCAAGCGCGTCCGTCAGGGCTTCTGGTCGTCGAACTCGCTGCGCGAGGGCTCGGCCAAGCTCGAGAAGAACTCGGCCTACAAGCAGATCGTCGACGACGGTCTGGCCGCGCAGGACCAGCACTCGAAGCTGACCGATCCGGTCGAAGCGCATGACTGGCTGCACGGCTCGCTGGCGCGTTCGGAAGCCGCGATCAACTCGAAGCTGGGCGGCGGTCTCGCCTTCCTGGCGACCGTCGGTGCGACCGCGCCGTTTATCGGTCTGTTCGGTACGGTTATCGGCATCTATCGCGCGCTCATCAAGATCGGCTCGTCGGGCCAGGCCTCGATCGACGCCGTCGCCGGTCCGGTCGGTGAAGCGCTCATCATGACCGCTCTGGGTCTCGTCGTCGCCGTTCCGGCGGTGCTCGCCTTCAACTGGCTGCAGCGTCGTAACAAGGGCATCGCGGAAGACCTGTCGTCGTTCTCGAACGACGTGCTGGGCTTCCTGGCCTCGAACGGTGCGGTTCGTCCGGCGGTTGCCGGTGCGGCGAAGCCCGCTGCCGTCAAGGCTCCGGCCGGCACCACCACGGCCGGTCAGGCCGGTGGCGTTCAGACCCGCGCCTGA
- a CDS encoding ExbD/TolR family protein → MAMSVGGDSAEKPMSEINTTPLVDVMLVLLIIFLIAVPVVIQTVPLKLPNVRFDPTTTKPENVSLSVTSENGQCKVYWNLTPVSSDELRTRAVEKLKAEVERLGPNITPDSLPEAHIRGDVNTPYRCIGGTIYTMQQAGFARVGFISEPPPGGNPRA, encoded by the coding sequence ATGGCGATGAGCGTTGGCGGTGACTCCGCCGAGAAACCGATGTCGGAGATCAACACGACGCCCCTCGTGGACGTCATGCTGGTGCTCCTCATCATCTTCCTGATCGCGGTTCCGGTCGTGATTCAGACCGTTCCGCTGAAGCTGCCGAACGTCCGCTTCGATCCGACCACGACGAAGCCGGAAAACGTGTCGCTCTCGGTGACCAGCGAGAATGGCCAGTGCAAGGTGTACTGGAACCTGACGCCGGTCAGCTCGGACGAACTGCGCACCCGCGCGGTCGAAAAGCTGAAGGCCGAAGTCGAGCGGCTCGGGCCGAACATCACGCCCGACTCGCTGCCCGAAGCGCATATCCGTGGCGACGTGAATACGCCGTACCGGTGCATCGGCGGCACCATCTACACGATGCAGCAGGCCGGTTTCGCGCGGGTCGGCTTCATCTCCGAGCCGCCCCCCGGCGGCAACCCCCGCGCCTGA
- a CDS encoding ExbD/TolR family protein encodes MAMSAGSDDGEPMMDMNTTPLIDVMLVLLIMFIITIPIQTHAVKVDLPVNSKTNTPVVNTEKNKIGIDAAGTVTWNGAPVDEVTLRQFLDQTAAMNPEPELHFQPAPDAKYAKVDETLAVIKRSAVTKLGFIGNEQYRNDF; translated from the coding sequence ATGGCAATGAGCGCCGGATCCGATGATGGCGAGCCGATGATGGACATGAACACGACGCCGTTGATCGACGTCATGCTCGTGCTCCTCATCATGTTCATCATCACCATCCCGATCCAGACTCACGCGGTGAAGGTCGACCTGCCGGTCAACTCGAAGACCAACACGCCGGTCGTGAATACCGAGAAGAACAAGATCGGTATCGACGCTGCAGGCACGGTCACCTGGAACGGTGCCCCGGTCGACGAGGTGACGCTGCGCCAGTTCCTGGACCAGACAGCCGCGATGAACCCGGAACCCGAACTGCACTTCCAGCCAGCCCCCGACGCGAAGTACGCCAAGGTCGACGAGACCCTGGCCGTCATCAAGCGTTCGGCGGTGACGAAGCTCGGCTTCATCGGCAACGAGCAGTATCGCAACGACTTCTGA
- a CDS encoding tetratricopeptide repeat protein: protein MRGVVSVLLVAAAGVAAPAMAQDSWPQRTGFQEIAAGNFLAAERTLLEERRTDPNSPELMLNLAAVYSKTGRTADARALYDAVLKEKAIAMDMPSGAILSSHTVARTGLRHLPQTIAAR, encoded by the coding sequence ATGCGTGGAGTGGTATCGGTGTTGCTTGTGGCGGCGGCGGGCGTGGCAGCCCCGGCCATGGCCCAGGATTCTTGGCCGCAGCGCACGGGGTTTCAGGAAATCGCGGCGGGCAATTTTCTTGCCGCCGAGCGGACCTTGCTCGAGGAACGTCGCACCGATCCGAACAGCCCGGAACTGATGCTGAACCTCGCTGCCGTCTATTCCAAGACCGGCCGCACCGCCGATGCGCGCGCGCTGTATGATGCGGTGCTGAAGGAAAAGGCGATTGCGATGGACATGCCGTCGGGTGCGATCCTGTCGTCGCATACCGTCGCCCGTACCGGCTTGCGCCACCTGCCGCAGACGATCGCCGCGCGATAA